One part of the Sciurus carolinensis chromosome 6, mSciCar1.2, whole genome shotgun sequence genome encodes these proteins:
- the Prkaa1 gene encoding 5'-AMP-activated protein kinase catalytic subunit alpha-1 isoform X3, whose translation MVVHRDLKPENVLLDAHMNAKIADFGLSNMMSDGEFLRTSCGSPNYAAPEVISGRLYAGPEVDIWSSGVILYALLCGTLPFDDDHVPTLFKKICDGIFYTPQYLNPSVISLLKHMLQVDPMKRATIKDIREHEWFKQDLPKYLFPEDPSYSSTMIDDEALKEVCEKFECSEEEVLSCLYNRNHQDPLAVAYHLIIDNRRIMNEAKDFYLATSPPDSFLDDHHLTRPHPERVPFLVAETPRARHTLDELNPQKSKHQGVRKAKWHLGIRSQSRPNDIMAEVCRAIKQLDYEWKVVNPYYLRVRRKNPVTSTYSKMSLQLYQVDSRTYLLDFRSIDDEITEAKSGTATPQRSGSISNYRSCQRNDSDAEAQGKSSEVSLTSSVTSLDSSPVELTPRPGSHTIEFFEMCANLIKILAQ comes from the exons ATGGTGGTACATAGAGATTTGAAACCGGAAAATGTCCTGCTTGATGCACACATGAATGCAAAGATAGCTGATTTTG GTCTTTCAAACATGATGTCAGATGGTGAATTTTTAAGAACAAGTTGTGGCTCACCCAACTATGCTGCACCAGAAGTAATTTCAGGAAG ATTATATGCAGGTCCAGAGGTAGACATATGGAGCAGTGGGGTCATTCTCTATGCGTTACTATGTGGAACCCTTCCATTTGATGATGATCATGTGCCAACTCTTTTTAAGAAGATATGTGATGGGATTTTTTATACTCCTCAGTATTTAAATCCTTCTGTGATTAGCCTTTTGAAACATATGCTGCAGGTGGATCCCATGAAGAGGGCCACGATAAAAGATATCAG GGAGCATGAATGGTTTAAACAGGACCTTCCAAAATATCTCTTCCCTGAGGATCCATCATATAGTTCAACCATGATTGATGATGAAGCCTTAAAAGAAGTGTGTGAAAAATTTGAATGCTCAGAAGAGGAAGTTCTTAGCTGCCTTTATAACAGAAATCACCAGGACCCTTTGGCGGTTGCCTACCACCTCATAATAGATAACAGGAGAATAATGAATGAAGCCAAAGATTTCTACTTGGCAACAAGCCCACCTGATTCTTTCCTTGATGATCACCATTTAACTCGACCCCATCCTGAAAGAGTGCCATTTTTGGTTGCTGAAACACCAAGGGCACGTCATACTCTGGACGAATTAAATCCACAGAAATCGAAACACCAAGGTGTAAGGAAAGCAAAATGGCATTTGGGAATTAGAAGTCAAAGTCGACCAAATGATATTATGGCAGAAGTATGCAGAGCAATTAAACAGTTGGATTATGAATGGAAG GTTGTAAACCCTTATTATTTGCGTGTACGAAGGAAGAATCCTGTGACAAGCACCTACTCCAAAATGAGTCTACAGTTATACCAAGTGGATAGTAGAACTTACTTACTGGATTTTCGTAGTATTGATG ATGAAATTACAGAAGCCAAATCAGGGACTGCTACTCCACAGAGATCGGGATCAATTAGCAACTATCGATCTTGCCAAAGGAATGACTCAGATGCTGAGGCTCAAGGAAAATCCTCAGAAGTTTCTCTTACCTCATCTGTGACCTCACTTGACTCTTCTCCTGTTGAGTTAACTCCAAGACCTGGAAGTCACACAATAGAATTTTTTGAAATGTGTGCAAATCTAATTAAAATTCTTGCACAGTAA